A window of Aeromicrobium duanguangcaii genomic DNA:
CGCCGGCAGCGCCGCGGCACGGCGCCAGGCGGCGAAGCCGGGATGGTCGACGATGAACGCCGGATGCGCGTAGGTCGCGACGCCCAACTGGGACACCGCGGCGTCCTCGATGGGCGACACCGGCCGTCCGTTGATGGTCGTGGGCACGCCGGGCCCGCCCACCACGACCGTGCCGGTGGCGTGGTGCGCGACGGCGCCCAGCAGCGGCCGGTCTCCGTCGGCCAGGGCGATGGCCGAGCACCAGTAGTCGAAGCCCGAGGCGAAGTTGTAGGTGCCGTCGACCGGATCGATGACCCAGCGTCGGCCCGAGGTGCCCTCGCGCGAGGTGCCCTCCTCGCCGAGCAGCCCGTCCTCGGGGCGCTCGCGGTCGAGGTGCTCGACGATGCGCGCCTCGGCGGCGTAGTCGGCAGCGGTCACGATGTCGGAGACGCTGGTCTTCGAGCGGGTCTGCAGGTCGTCCTCGGCCCGGATGCGGGCGGCGAGGGCGGCCGCCTCGACGACCAGCTCGGTCGCCAGGGTCACGTCGTCCGGGGTCACGTTCATGCCTCAACCGTAAGAGGCGGACCCTGCGAACGGATCTACAGTGGTGACAGACACGGGGTGCCCGTACCGAGCGGGCTGAGATCAGACCCGTCGAACCTGCTCGAGTTCGCACTCGCGAAGGGATGTCCCATGACCGTCCTGTCCATTCCCGTCCCCACCGACGAAGCGCTGACGCGCCTGCGCGCCGCGACCCCGCTGGTGCAGTGCATCACCAACAGCGTCGTCACGAACTTCACCGCCAACGCCCTGCTCGCCGTGGGCGCGGCGCCCGCCATGGTCGACCTGCCCGAGGAGGCGGGGATCTTCGCGGGCATCGCCGACGGCGTGCTGGTCAACCTCGGCACGCCGAACGCCCAGCAGGCCGATGCCGCGCGCGTCGCCGTGGCCGCCACCGACCGCTGGGTGCTCGACCCGGTCGCGATCGGGACCCTGCCGGTGCGCACGGCCATGGCCGCCGAGCTGGTCCGGGCCCGGCCGGCGATCGTGCGCGGCAACGCCTCGGAGATCATCGCGCTGGCGGGGGCCGGCACCGGCGGGCGCGGGGTCGACTCCGTCGCCGGCTCCGAGGACGCGCTGGAGGCGGCCGGACAGATCGCCCGCGAGCACGGCACCGTCGTCGCGGTCTCGGGAGAGGTCGACGTCATCACCGACGGCACCCGGGTGGTCCGGATCGCCGGTGGCGACCGGCTCCTGACGCTCGTGACCGGCGGCGGCTGCTCGCTGGGCGCCACGATGGCCGCCTTCCTCGGCGTGTGCGACCCGCTGTCGGCGGCCGTGAGCGCCTCCGTCGTGCATGCGGTGGCGGCCGAGCGCGCGGCGGCCGGCTGCTCAGGCCCGGGCTCGTTCGCCGTGGCCTTCCTCGACGCCCTCGCGGCGATCGGTCCCGAGGACGTGCGCGACCGCGTCTCGAGCCTGGCGTGACCGCCGGGCTGCACCTGGTCACCGACGAGCGCCTGGGGCGCGACCGGCTGCTCGCGGTCGTCGCCGCCGCGGCGGGCGCCGGGGTCGCAGCGGTCCAGGTCCGGGCCAAGCACGCCACCGCGCGGGAGTTCACGGACCTCGTCGCGGCGATCAGCGCCGCCGTGGCGGGGCGGGCGCTGGTCCTGGTCAACGACCGGGTGGACGTGGCGCTGGCCGCGCGGCACGTCGGCGTGCGGGTCGACGGCGTCCACCTGGGCCAGGACGACCTCGACCCGGTCGTGGCGCGGACCCTGCTCGGACCGGACGCCACCGTGGGGTGGACGGCGCACGCGCCGGAGCACCTGCAGGCCGCTCACGTCCTGCCGCCGGGCACCGTCGACTACCTCGGGGTCGGCCTCGTCCACCCCACCACCTCGAAGGCGGATGGCCCGCCCGTCCTGGGCGTCGACGGTTTCGGCGCGTTCGCGCACGCGGCCCCGTTGCCGTGCATCGCGATCGGCGGCGTGCGGCTGGCGGACGTCCCGGGGCTCATGG
This region includes:
- a CDS encoding inositol monophosphatase family protein, encoding MNVTPDDVTLATELVVEAAALAARIRAEDDLQTRSKTSVSDIVTAADYAAEARIVEHLDRERPEDGLLGEEGTSREGTSGRRWVIDPVDGTYNFASGFDYWCSAIALADGDRPLLGAVAHHATGTVVVGGPGVPTTINGRPVSPIEDAAVSQLGVATYAHPAFIVDHPGFAAWRRAAALPATIRMLGSGSMDLVGVATGRLGCWFQHSTPDWDWLPGTALVLGAGGVTERVEVDGLVWSVAGPPTGVGQIVDALQGDAA
- the thiE gene encoding thiamine phosphate synthase, whose protein sequence is MTAGLHLVTDERLGRDRLLAVVAAAAGAGVAAVQVRAKHATAREFTDLVAAISAAVAGRALVLVNDRVDVALAARHVGVRVDGVHLGQDDLDPVVARTLLGPDATVGWTAHAPEHLQAAHVLPPGTVDYLGVGLVHPTTSKADGPPVLGVDGFGAFAHAAPLPCIAIGGVRLADVPGLMAAGAHGVAVVSAISEAADPGRAAADLVAAAGGAR
- the thiM gene encoding hydroxyethylthiazole kinase, which encodes MTVLSIPVPTDEALTRLRAATPLVQCITNSVVTNFTANALLAVGAAPAMVDLPEEAGIFAGIADGVLVNLGTPNAQQADAARVAVAATDRWVLDPVAIGTLPVRTAMAAELVRARPAIVRGNASEIIALAGAGTGGRGVDSVAGSEDALEAAGQIAREHGTVVAVSGEVDVITDGTRVVRIAGGDRLLTLVTGGGCSLGATMAAFLGVCDPLSAAVSASVVHAVAAERAAAGCSGPGSFAVAFLDALAAIGPEDVRDRVSSLA